One Solanum lycopersicum chromosome 2, SLM_r2.1 genomic region harbors:
- the LOC101248063 gene encoding ADP-ribosylation factor 2-B-like — MGMSISKFVKKLFAKKEMRILMVGLDAAGKTTILYKLKLGEIVNTIPTIGFNVETVEYKNSSFTVWDVGGQDKIRPLWRHYFQNTQGLIFVVDSNDRDRISEARDELHRMLNEEELRGATILVFANKQDLPNAMNVADITDKLGLRSLRQRRWYIQSACATSGQGLYEGLDWLSHNITGKA; from the exons ATGGGTATGTCAATTtccaaatttgtaaaaaaattatttgcaaagaaagagatgagaatATTAATGGTAGGACTCGATGCGGCTGGTAAAACAACTATCTTGTACAAGTTAAAACTCGGGGAAATTGTCAATACTATACCTACTATTG GATTCAACGTGGAGACAGTGGAGTACAAGAATTCCAGCTTCACAGTATGGGATGTGGGAGGACAAGATAAg ATCCGGCCTCTATGGAGGCATTATTTTCAGAACACACAGGGTCTAATATTTGTTGTAGATAGTAATGATCGAGATCGAATTTCAGAAGCGAGAGATGAGCTACATCGCATGCTCAACGAG GAAGAATTACGCGGCGCTACAATTCTTGTATTCGCAAATAAACAAGACCTTCCAAATGCTATGAATGTTGCAGATATCACTGATAAACTTGGCCTTCGTTCACTCCGACAACGACGCTG gtaCATCCAGAGTGCTTGTGCAACATCTGGACAGGGGCTTTATGAAGGTCTTGATTGGTTATCACATAATATTACTGGCAAG GCATAA
- the LOC109119614 gene encoding uncharacterized protein, which translates to MNSSTNKDTEDVKGMERRVESVDYQSSVGQGQEQRPVELIQSNTSGGVLANAAASVASTLESAKRAISRK; encoded by the exons ATGAATTCATCAACTAATAAG GATACAGAGGATGTGAAGGGAATGGAAAGGAGAGTGGAAAGTGTGGATTACCAATCATCAGTTGGGCAAGGACAAGAACAAAGACCTGTAGAATTAATTCAATCAAACACCAGTGGTGGTGTATTAGCTAATGCTGCTGCCTCTGTTGCATCCACCCTCGAGTCTGCAAAAAGAGCTATTTCACGGAAATAA
- the LOC101248633 gene encoding microtubule-associated protein RP/EB family member 1C: MAAHIGMMDGAYFVGRSEILAWINSTLHLNLSKVEEACTGAVHCQLMDAAHPGLVPMHKVNFDAKNEYEMIQNYKVLQDVFTKLKITKHIEVSKLVKGRPLDNLEFMQWLKRYCDSVNGGNLHSYNPLERREGCKGAKEVNKRSAPSQNATKNASTASKHVSHNTRRNEVPHVSSTNQSGKISRPSSSGGSSTYSETERTAHEQQITELKLSVDSLEKERDFYFSKLRDIEILCQCPEIENLPVVDAVKRILYAMDDDASLVDTEAMVSEQHQQVETLSCISEEAEERLRVDTQKRKNIVNVDVDLAASNTLSPRQRISDASDVHCSGSLVTY, translated from the exons ATGGCGGCACACATAGGAATGATGGATGGGGCATACTTCGTCGGTAGATCGGAAATCCTGGCTTGGATCAATTCCACACTTCATCTAAATCTTTCCAAAGTCGAAGAG GCGTGTACTGGTGCAGTTCATTGCCAGTTAATGGATGCCGCTCACCCAGGGCTAGTCCCTATGCACAAGGTCAATTTTGATGCCAAGAACGAGTATGAGATGATCCAAAACTATAAGGTTCTTCAGGATGTATTCACTAAACTCAAGATTACCAAG CACATTGAGGTTAGCAAATTGGTGAAAGGAAGACCTCTTGACAACCTGGAGTTTATGCAATGGTTGAAGAGATACTGCGATTCTGTTAATGGGGGCAATCTTCACAG TTACAATCCTCTTGAAAGAAGGGAGGGGTGCAAGGGTGCCAAAGAAGTGAACAAAAGATCTGCTCCTTCACAAAATGCTACCAAAAATGCCTCGACTGCTTCAAAGCATGTCTCCCATAACACTAGAAGAAATGAAGTACCTCATGTAAGCAGCACAAATCAATCTGGTAAGATCTCGAGgccttcttcaagtggaggatcGTCAACCTATTCTGAAACTGAACGTACTGCACATGAACAACAG ATTACGGAGTTGAAGTTATCAGTGGATAGTCTTGAAAAGGAAAGGGACTTTTACTTTTCAAAATTGAGGGACATTGAAATCCTGTGCCAATGTCCAGAGATTGAAAACCTACCT GTGGTTGATGCAGTGAAGAGGATTCTGTATGCTATGGATGATGATGCATCACTTGTAGATACTGAAGCCATGGTATCTGAGCAACACCAGCAAGTAGAGACATTAAGTTGCATATCTGAAGAGGCAGAAGAAAGGCTGAGGGTAGACactcaaaagagaaaaaacattGTCAATGTTGACGTTGACCTTGCTGCCAGCAACACATTGTCTCCAAGGCAAAGGATTTCTGATGCTTCTGATGTCCATTGCAGTGGATCACTTGTGACATATTGA
- the LOC101248930 gene encoding probable LRR receptor-like serine/threonine-protein kinase At4g37250: MKFQMFDLLVLLFLLLEYQACGLNNDGLLLLTFKYNILSDPLSVLQNWNSWDDTPCSWKGVGCGNPNASDPNLRVTNLSLPNSQLLGSIPSSLGMIQYLTNLDLSNNSINGSIPLTLFSAPDLQRLDFSNNRISGQLPELVGHLNNLQFLNLSGNALTGRLPENLTRLSNLTVVSLKDNYFFGSVPFGFDSVQVLDLSSNLINGSLPPNFGGSNLRYFNASFNRLSGDIPPEFGSKIPPNATIDLSYNNISGAIPESVVFINQNRKAFSGNPELCGAPLKNLCPIPSTVTSLPNSAEPTSSPAIAAIPKPIDSNPAAESPKEGKNGLRTGTIIGIIAGDIAAVGVLALIFMYVYRAKKKKRNIENNIKKEAETAKDFDWASSASSEEYNWLRSWTCLNKPRHGDEDELSEASHSESETSQLGHPQQNHVHTTGELVTVDGERELELETLLKASAYILGASGSSIMYKAVLEDGTTLAVRRIGESGVERFKDFENQVKLIAKLVHTNLVKIRGFYWGAEEKLVIYDFVPNGSLANARYRKAGSSPCHVPWEFRLKIAKGVARGLTYIHEKKHVHGNLKPSNILLGADMEPKIGDFGIERLVTGDSSHKTYGSARNFGSKRSTASRESFQDFTSGPTPSPSPSALGISPYHAPESLRSLKPNPKWDVFSFGVVLLELLTGKVIVSDEMGPASVIGAATSAGEEKSKVLRLADVAIRADVEGKEDALLALMKVGYSCISPTPHKRPGMREVVQALEKFPTNSTTSSYYYGP, translated from the exons ATGAAATTCCAAATGTTTgatcttcttgttcttctttttctacTACTTGAATATCAAGCTTGTGGGCTTAACAATGATGGATTATTGTTACTGACATTCAAGTACAATATTCTGAGTGACCCTTTAAGTGTTCTGCAGAACTGGAATTCTTGGGATGATACACCATGTTCATGGAAAGGGGTTGGTTGTGGAAATCCAAATGCTTCAGACCCAAACCTTCGAGTGACAAATTTGTCTCTTCCTAATTCTCAGCTTCTTGGTTCTATTCCTTCTAGTCTTGGTATGATTCAATATCTTACAAATCTTGATCTTTCGAATAATTCCATTAATGGCTCTATTCCTCTTACTCTCTTTAGTGCCCCTGACCTTCAACGCCTTGATTTTTCTAACAACAGAATCTCCGGCCAGTTGCCTGAGCTTGTCGGACATTTAAATAATCTTCAGTTTCTTAACCTCTCCGGTAATGCTTTGACCGGAAGATTACCGGAGAATCTTACTAGGCTTAGTAATCTAACTGTTGTTTCTTtgaaagataattatttttttggttctgTTCCTTTTGGGTTTGATTCAGTTCAAGTTTTAGATCTGTCTTCAAATTTGATTAATGGGTCATTGCCTCCTAATTTTGGAGGCAGTAATCTCCGTTACTTTAATGCTTCTTTTAATAGACTTTCTGGAGATATCCCACCGGAATTTGGCAGCAAAATCCCTCCAAATGCAACTATAGATCTCTCTTACAACAATATCAGTGGTGCAATTCCAGAGTCAGTTGTATTTATCAACCAAAACAGAAAAGCTTTTTCTGGTAATCCAGAATTATGTGGTGCGCCGCTGAAAAATTTATGCCCAATTCCATCAACAGTAACAAGTCTGCCAAATTCCGCCGAACCAACTTCTTCCCCAGCAATTGCAGCCATTCCAAAACCCATAGACTCAAACCCAGCTGCGGAATCTCCAAAAGAGGGCAAAAATGGGTTGAGAACTGGCACAATTATAGGCATAATAGCAGGGGATATTGCAGCAGTAGGAGTTTTAGCACTGATTTTCATGTACGTATATCGagccaaaaagaagaaaaggaacatagaaaataacattaaaaaagaaGCTGAAACTGCTAAAGATTTTGACTGGGCATCGTCAGCATCATCAGAAGAATACAACTGGTTAAGGTCATGGACTTGTTTGAATAAACCAAGGCACGGAGATGAAGACGAATTATCAGAAGCTTCCCATTCAGAAAGTGAAACATCCCAATTGGGTCATCCTCAGCAGAATCACGTGCATACAACAGGTGAATTAGTAACGGTTGATGGAGAAAGAGAACTCGAATTAGAAACACTACTAAAAGCATCTGCATACATTTTGGGAGCTAGTGGATCAAGTATAATGTACAAGGCTGTGCTAGAAGACGGTACTACACTGGCGGTGCGACGAATTGGTGAAAGTGGTGTGGAACGGTTCAAAGATTTCGAGAATCAAGTGAAGTTAATTGCTAAATTGGTGCACACAAATTTGGTTAAAATCCGTGGCTTCTATTGGGGCGCTGAAGAGAAATTGGTCATCTATGATTTCGTTCCTAATGGTAGCCTTGCCAATGCACGTTACA GAAAAGCTGGTTCTTCGCCGTGTCACGTGCCCTGGGAATTCCGGCTAAAGATTGCTAAAGGTGTAGCTCGTGGGCTCACTTACATTCATGAAAAGAAGCATGTCCACGGCAACTTGAAGCCTAGTAACATTTTGCTAGGGGCAGATATGGAGCccaaaattggtgattttggaaTTGAAAGGCTTGTAACAGGAGACAGTAGTCATAAGACGTATGGATCTGCTCGTAATTTTGGAAGCAAAAGGTCCACAGCATCCCGTGAGAGCTTCCAGGACTTTACATCTGGGCCTACACCAAGCCCAAGTCCAAGTGCATTGGGCATATCTCCTTACCATGCACCCGAATCGCTTCGTAGCCTCAAGCCCAACCCGAAATGGGATGTGTTCTCCTTCGGGGTAGTCTTGCTGGAGTTGCTAACTGGAAAGGTGATTGTCTCCGATGAAATGGGACCTGCATCGGTTATCGGGGCTGCCACATCAGCAGGGGAAGAGAAGAGTAAAGTTTTACGGTTGGCTGATGTGGCGATACGTGCTGATGTGGAAGGGAAAGAAGATGCATTGTTGGCACTTATGAAAGTAGGGTATAGTTGTATATCACCAACACCTCATAAGAGACCAGGCATGAGAGAAGTGGTTCAAGCATTGGAAAAATTTCCAACTAATTCAACCACTTCATCATACTATTATGGACCTTAA